CCAATGCCGATGCGGATCGGCAGCAACTCGAGAGGATGGGCTTTGGTCATGCCGTGCCCATCAAACTCCCCGCTGTCGCGGCGTCGGGATTCTGCGTTCCGGTGGGGCCCACGGCGTTGCTGACATTGCAGCCCGATGGGCCTGGCATCGCCACGCAGGCCATGGCCAGTGGCGGCGCGCGCGTGCTTGGCGTGAGCTTCGCTGTTGACGACCTCGGCCGTGCCCAGCGTTGGGTCGAGCGCGGATACGAGCAAACCCTGGTGACCTACGCAGGTGCACAGGGCGAGGCGTTCCTCGCACCGACCCAGGGTGATCTTGGGCTTTCCGTCGAATTCCATGCGACGCGGAAGACTGCGTCGCCCTGCGCGCAGTGAGTGGAGAACCACGCAGGCTGACGTCATACGTGCGGCCTATGCCGTGTTCGAACGTAGTGCTACGGACGCGGTACACGCGGCGAAAACTTGCTGCGCCGGCTCTCACGCGTTCGTGAGCGAAGATATGCGAGTGCGTGACAAGTCCGCGGTGTGCATCACTTTGCTGTACGTACGTCTTTGCCATTTCTCGCACTGGTTCACGCGACGATTCTCACCGCGCGGCCTATTTCGAAAGATATTGCGTGAAGACCGCCGGATCCCGCTCGTACCAACGAATTACGGCACAAAGGTCTACATCGAAAGGCAGTGATCAACGCGAAAAACGCCAGCGTATAACCGTCCTCGGCAGGTAGTGCGCACGCACACGTTGCGTGGCTCCAGAACGGTGACCGCCCATGACTACGTCCGTCGCTCCGTCCATCACCATGGCATGGGATACGTTTGACCCCATGCGCGTCACGCCCCTGACCCATACGTTCACCGATCACCCCCTGCTGCAAAGGGAGGCGCTGGTTGAGCTGGGTAAGCGATGTCGCGGAACGAATCGCTGGTATAGCTTCGCCAGCGGCGTGGAACCCGGCACCGATTTCGATGCCGCGGCCCAGCTCTATCCCACCACGCAATCGGCCGTAGCGTCATTGAGTGCTATCGAAGATGCCAAGGCATGGGTACTGCTACGCCACATCCAGGCCGATCCGACCTACCGTGCACTGGTCGATGAGGCATTCGAGCCGATCATCGATGACATCGAGCGCGTGGATCCCGGCGTTTACTACCGGGCTGGATGGATCTTTTCGGCGTCACCGAATACATGTACGCCCTTCCACATCGATCGCAGCCACGTGTTGCTGTGCCAGGTATCCGGCACCAAGACCGTGTACGTGTGGGATCCAACGGATCGGGAGACGCTGGACGACCGTGTTCGCGATGATTTCCACGCG
Above is a genomic segment from Luteibacter aegosomatissinici containing:
- a CDS encoding cupin-like domain-containing protein; amino-acid sequence: MTTSVAPSITMAWDTFDPMRVTPLTHTFTDHPLLQREALVELGKRCRGTNRWYSFASGVEPGTDFDAAAQLYPTTQSAVASLSAIEDAKAWVLLRHIQADPTYRALVDEAFEPIIDDIERVDPGVYYRAGWIFSASPNTCTPFHIDRSHVLLCQVSGTKTVYVWDPTDRETLDDRVRDDFHARHDLSRAQWQEAFRERAHVFHLTPGTGVYMPLTSPHMVETSTDASRTISFTYNTAATRRMGRIHVLRDALRRMGLKAPPVGSHIAFDSAAWAASSALIALGGPGGHPPACPSLRHTHAYAVDD